From Bos mutus isolate GX-2022 chromosome 5, NWIPB_WYAK_1.1, whole genome shotgun sequence, one genomic window encodes:
- the GLI1 gene encoding zinc finger protein GLI1 isoform X2 produces MPGPHSYGPAREANSCTEVPLFPPPRSAVKLTKKRALSISPLSDTSLDLQTVIRTSPSSLVAFINSRCASPGGSYGHLSIGTMSPSLGFSPQMNHQKGTSPSFGVQPCGPHDPTQSGMMPHPQSRGPLPTCQLKSELGVLVNKCPEEPLEGDMSSPNSSSTQDPLLGMLDGREDLEREEKPEPDSVYETDCRWDGCSQEFDSQEQLVHHINSEHIHGERKEFVCHWGGCSRELRPFKAQYMLVVHMRRHTGEKPHKCTFEGCRKSYSRLENLKTHLRSHTGEKPYMCEHEGCSKAFSNASDRAKHQNRTHSNEKPYVCKLPGCTKRYTDPSSLRKHVKTVHGPDAHVTKRHRGDGPLPRAPALSSVEPKRERDGGPIREESRLTVPEGAMKPQPSPGAQSSCSSDHSPAGSAANTDSGVEMTGNAGGSTEDLSSLDEGPCLAGTGLSTLRRLENLRLDQLHQFRPMGPRGLKLPSLTHTGTPGSRRLGAPVSLDRRSSSSSSVSSAYTVSRRSSLASPFPPGSPPENGASSLPGLTPAQHYLLRARYASARGGGTPPTAAPSLDRTGALPAPPWRSRAEYPGYNPNVGVTRRASDPARSVDRPAPARVQRFKSLGCVHNPPTVVGGGQNFDPQLPTSVYSPQPPSITENVSMDTRGLREEPEVGTSMMGSGLNPYMDFPPADTLGYGGPEAAAAEPYGARGPGSLPLGPGPPTNYGPNPCPQQVPYSEPTPETWSEFPSHSGLYSGPKAPAGAYSQCPRLEHYGQVQVKPEQGCPVGSDATGLAPCLNAHPNEGPPRSQPLFSHYPQPPPPQYPQSGSYTQPPPDYLPSEARPSLDFESPTHSTGHLKAQLVCNYVQSQQELLWDGGGRGDPPVQEPLYQSPKFLGGSQVSPSPAKAPVATYGPGFAPNMPNHKPGSYPTPSCHENFAVGANKASHRAAAPPRLLPPLPACYGPLKAGGTNPSCGHPEVGRLGGGPALYPPPEGQVCNPLDSLDLDNTQLDFVAILDEAQGLSPPPSHNQRDSSEHTPPPSGTPNMAVGNMSVLLGSLPGETQFLNSSA; encoded by the exons ATGCCCGGCCCCCACAGTTATGGGCCAGCCAGAGAAGCCAACAGCTGCACGGAGG TGCCACTGTTTCCTCCTCCCCGGAGTGCAGTCAAATTGACCAAGAAGCGGGCACTCTCCATCTCACCTCTGTCGGACACCAGCCTGGACCTGCAGACAGTTATCCGCACCTCACCCAGCTCCCTCGTGGCCTTCATCAACTCACGCTGTGCATCTCCGGGGGGTTCCTATGGTCACCTCTCCATCGGCACCATGAG cccatctctgggattctcacCCCAGATGAACCACCAGAAAGGTACCTCACCTTCTTTTGGGGTCCAGCCCTGTGGTCCCCATGACCCCACGCAGAGTGGGATGATGCCGCATCCTCAGTCCCGGGGACCCCTCCCAACGTGCCAG CTGAAGTCTGAGCTGGGTGTGCTGGTTAACAAGTGCCCGGAGGAGCCCTTGGAAGGTGATATGTCCAGTCCCAACTCCTCGAGCACACAG GATCCACTGCTGGGGATGCTGGATGGGCGGGAGGAcctagagagagaagagaagcctgAGCCTGACTCTGTGTATGAGACTGACTGTCGCTGGGATGGCTGCAGTCAGGAATTCGACTCCCAGGAGCAGCTGGTGCAT CACATCAACAGTGAGCACATCCATGGAGAGCGGAAGGAGTTCGTGTGCCATTGGGGGGGCTGCTCCAGGGAGCTGAGGCCCTTCAAAGCCCAGTACATGCTGGTGGTGCACATGCGCAGACACACGGGCGAGAAGCCACATAAGTGCACG TTTGAGGGGTGCCGGAAGTCATACTCACGCCTGGAAAATCTGAAGACGCACCTGCGGTCACACACTGGTGAGAAGCCATACATGTGTGAGCATGAGGGCTGCAGTAAAGCCTTCAGCAATGCCAGTGACCGAGCCAAGCACCAGAATCGGACCCATTCCAATGAG AAGCCCTACGTGTGTAAACTCCCTGGCTGCACCAAACGCTACACAGATCCCAGCTCGCTCAGGAAACATGTCAAGACAGTACACGGTCCTGATGCCCACGTGACCAAGCGGCATCGAGGAGACGGCCCCCTGCCCCGGGCACCAGCTCTTTCCTCAGTGGAACCCAAGAGGGAGCGGGACGGAGGCCCCATTAGGGAGGAGAGCAGACTGACTGTGCCGGAGGGTGCCATG AAGCCACAGCCGAGTCCTGGGGCCCAGTCGTCCTGCAGCAGTGACCACTCCCCAGCAGGCAGCGCGGCCAATACAGACAGCGGTGTGGAAATGACTGGAAATGCAGGGGGCAGCACGGAGGACCTGTCCAGCTTGGATGAGGGGCCTTGCCTTGCGGGAACTGGGCTGTCTACTCTTCGCCGCCTTGAGAACCTCAGGCTGGACCAGCTACATCAGTTCCGGCCGATGGGGCCCCGGGGCCTCAAACTGCCCAGCTTGACCCACACCG GCACTCCTGGCTCTCGCCGTCTGGGTGCCCCAGTATCTCTTGACCGccgcagcagcagctccagcagtGTCAGTTCAGCCTATACTGTCAGCCGCCGCTCCTCCCTTGCCTCCCCTTTCCCCCCTGGCTCCCCACCAGAGAACGGGGCATCCTCTCTGCCTGGCCTCACGCCTGCCCAGCACTACCTGCTCCGGGCCAGATATGCTTCAGCCAGGGGAGGTGGTACCCCACCCACTGCAGCACCCAGCCTGGATCGGACGGGGGCTCTTCCTGCACCTCCCTGGAGAAGCCGAGCTGAGTATCCAGGATACAACCCCAATGTAGGGGTCACCCGGAGGGCCAGTGACCCAGCCCGATCTGTTGACCGCCCTGCCCCAGCCAGAGTCCAGAGGTTCAAGAGTTTGGGCTGTGTCCACAACCCCCCCACAGTGGTAGGAGGAGGACAGAACTTCGATCCCCAACTCCCAACCTCTGTCTACTCACCACAGCCCCCCAGCATCACTGAGAATGTCTCCATGGATACCAGAGGGCTACGCGAGGAGCCAGAGGTTGGGACCTCCATGATGGGCAGTGGTCTGAACCCCTATATGGACTTCCCACCTGCTGATACTCTGGGATATGGAGGGCCTGAGGCGGCAGCAGCTGAGCCTTATGGAGCTAGAGGGCCCGGCTCCCTGCCTCTTGGGCCTGGTCCACCCACCAACTATGGCCCCAACCCCTGTCCCCAGCAGGTTCCCTATTCTGAACCAACCCCAGAAACATGGAGTGAGTTCCCTTCCCACTCTGGGCTCTACTCAGGCCCCAAGGCTCCAGCTGGAGCCTACAGCCAGTGTCCTCGTCTTGAACATTATGGACAAGTGCAAGTGAAGCCAGAACAGGGGTGCCCCGTGGGTTCTGACGCCACAGGACTGGCACCCTGCCTCAATGCCCACCCCAATGAGGGGCCTCCCCGCTCACAGCCTCTGTTCTCCCACTACCCacagcctccccctccccagtaTCCCCAGTCAGGTTCCTATACCCAGCCACCTCCTGATTATCTGCCTTCAGAAGCCAGGCCCAGCCTGGATTTCGAGTCCCCCACTCATTCTACAGGACACCTCAAGGCGCAGCTTGTGTGTAATTATGTTCAGTCTCAACAGGAGCTGCTGTGGGACGGTGGAGGCAGGGGAGACCCCCCAGTCCAAGAACCTCTCTATCAGAGTCCCAAGTTTCTGGGGGGTTCCCAGGTCAGCCCAAGCCCTGCCAAGGCCCCAGTGGCCACATATGGACCTGGCTTTGCACCTAATATGCCCAATCACAAGCCAGGCTCCTATCCTACCCCTTCATGCCATGAAAATTTTGCAGTAGGGGCCAACAAAGCTTCCCATAGGGCAGCAGCACCACCCCGACTTCTACCCCCACTACCGGCTTGCTATGGGCCCCTCAAGGCAGGGGGCACCAACCCCAGCTGTGGCCATCCTGAGGTGGGCAGACTGGGAGGGGGCCCCGCCTTGTACCCTCCTCCTGAAGGGCAGGTGTGTAACCCTCTGGACTCTCTTGATCTCGACAACACGCAGCTGGACTTTGTGGCTATTCTGGATGAGGCCCAGGGGCTGAGTCCTCCCCCTTCTCACAATCAGAGGGACAGCTCTGAACACACCCCACCTCCCTCTGGGACCCCTAACATGGCCGTGGGCAACATGAGTGTGTTACTGGGATCTCTGCCTGGGGAGACACAGTTCCTCAATTCTAGTGCTTAA
- the ARHGAP9 gene encoding LOW QUALITY PROTEIN: rho GTPase-activating protein 9 (The sequence of the model RefSeq protein was modified relative to this genomic sequence to represent the inferred CDS: deleted 1 base in 1 codon), which yields MVLTTMLSGWWWPSTWGNLGLGSRSPSRGSQLCALYAFTYTGADGRQVSLAEGDRFLLLRKTNSDWWLARRLGAPSSSRPVFVPAAYMIEESSPSHSPTTITPSQSLWTHGPKLFPGSLEEMNLCQEPPGRAQATSEQPPPLPPKMCRSVSVTNLRPSLLKPFREGPSGRSLSQENLLTETDANVARPQTLMSKAPVYCNLVDLRRCPRSPPSSPSCPPLQRLDAWEQHLDPNSGRCFYINSLTGCKSWKPPRHTRTRETNPSSMEGTQTLNRDNGILQPQAKDEESGPKTSELFDSQGSPYLCRRTSQLDPGKPSSLQCPRPLPTVLDDPHEVEKSGLLNMTKIAQGGRKLRKNWGPSWVVLAGNSLVFYREPPPTAPATAWGPAGSRPESSVDLRGAALAHGRHLSSRRHVLHIRTVPGHEFLLQSDQEAELRAWHSALRAVIERLDRENPLEGRLSGSGPAELEELSPGEDEEEESEPVSKSLLRIGGRRSSSRCPETAEQNRVRNKLKRLIAKRPPLQTLQERGLLRDQVFGCQLESLCQREGDTVPSFVRLCVAAVDKRGLDVDGIYRVSGNLAVVQKLRFLVDRERAITSDGRYMFPEQPGQEGRLDLDSAEWDDIHVITGALKLFLRELPQPLVPSLLLPDFRAAVALTESEQCLSQIQELISSMPKPNHDTLRYLLEHLCRVIAHSDKNRMTPHNLGIVFGPTLFRPEQETSDPVAHVLYPGQVVQLMLTNFTRVFP from the exons ATGGTATTGACAACAATGCTATCAGGCTGGTGGTGGCCAAGCACCTGGGGAAACTTGGGGCTGGGGTCCCGAAGCCCTTCTAGGGGATCCCAGCTCTGTGCTCTCTATGCCTTTACTTACACTGGGGCAGATGGCCGGCAGGTGTCTTTGGCTGAAGGAGACAGGTTCCTACTGCTTCGAAAGACCAACTCAGACTGGTGGTTAGCAAGGCGCCTGGGAGCACCATCCAGCTCTCGCCCCGTCTTTGTCCCAGCTGCCTACATGATAGAGGAATCTAGCCCTTCCCACAGCCCAACGACCATCACCCCCAGCCAATCTCTCTGGACTCATG GGCCAAAGTTATTTCCTGGCTCCCTGGAGGAGATGAACCTGTGTCAGGAACCCCCAGGCAGAGCCCAGGCTACATCGGAGcagcctcctccccttccccctaaAATGTGTAGAAGTGTCAGTGTTACCAACTTGAGGCCCAGCCTCCTGAAGCCCTTCCGGGAAGGACCAAGTGGAAGATCCCTTTCTCAGGAAAACTTGCTGACCGAGACCGATGCCAACGTG GCAAGACCCCAGACCCTCATGTCAAAGGCCCCTGTGTACTGCAACCTGGTGGACCTTCGCCGCTGTCCCCGGTCCCCGCCCTCAAGCCCCTCGTGC CCCCCACTGCAGAGGCTGGACGCCTGGGAGCAGCACTTGGACCCCAACTCTGGACGCTGCTTCTACATAAATTCACTGACTGGCTGTAAATCCTGGAAGCCCCCACGCCACACTCGAACCCGAGAGACG AACCCCAGCTCCATGGAGGGGACACAGACGTTGAATAGGGACAATGGTATCCTGCAGCCTCAGGCAAAGGACGAAGAATCTGGTCCCAAGACATCAGAGCTTTTCGACTCCCAG GGTTCACCCTACCTCTGTAGACGCACCTCCCAGCTGGACCCTGGCAAGCCTTCATCTTTGCAGTGCCCTCGGCCTCTGCCGACGGTCCTAGATGACCCTCAC GAGGTGGAAAAGTCGGGCCTGCTCAATATGACCAAGATCGCCCAGGGCGGGCGCAAGCTCCG GAAGAACTGGGGCCCCTCTTGGGTGGTATTAGCGGGTAACAGCCTGGTGTTCTACCGAGAACCGCCGCCGACCGCCCCCGCCACTGCCTGG GGACCAGCCGGTAGCCGGCCCGAGAGCAGCGTGGACCTGCGGGGGGCGGCCCTGGCCCACGGCCGCCACCTGTCCAGCCGCCGCCACGTCCTGCAC ATCCGCACGGTCCCGGGCCACGAATTCCTGCTGCAGTCTGACCAGGAGGCTGAGCTTCGAGCCTGGCACAGCGCGCTGCGGGCGGTCATCGAACGCCTG GATCGAGAGAACCCCCTGGAGGGGCGTCTGTCAGGCTCGGGACCTGCGGAACTGGAGGAGCTGAGCCCCGGGGAGGACGAGGAAGAGGAGTCGGAACCAGTGTCCAAGTCTCTGCTGCGGATCGGCGGCCGCCGGAGCTCCA GTCGGTGTCCCGAAACAGCGGAGCAGAACCGCGTGCGGAATAAACTAAAGCGGCTAATCGCCAAGAGACCGCCCTTGCAAACCCTGCAGGAGCGGGGTCTGCTCCGAG ACCAGGTGTTCGGCTGCCAGTTGGAGTCACTGTGCCAGCGGGAGGGGGACACCGTGCCCAGCTTTGTGCGGCTCTGCGTTGCTGCTGTGGACAAGAGAG GTCTGGATGTGGATGGCATTTACCGGGTGAGCGGGAACTTGGCAGTGGTCCAGAAGCTTCGCTTCTTGGTGGACAGAG AACGGGCCATCACTTCCGATGGGAGGTACATGTTTCCAGAACAGCCAGGACAAG aAGGCCGATTAGATTTGGACAGTGCTGAATGGGATGACATTCATGTGATCACAGGAGCCCTGAAACTTTTTCTTAGGGAGCTACCCCAGCCTCTGGTGCCCTCACTACTGCTGCCCGATTTTCGTGCTGCCGTTG CCCTCACTGAATCAGAACAGTGCCTCTCTCAAATACAAGAATTAATAAGCTCAATGCCAAAGCCCAACCATGACACTCTGCGGTACCTCCTGGAGcatttatgcag GGTGATAGCACACTCAGACAAGAACCGCATGACCCCCCACAACCTGGGAATTGTGTTTGGACCAACCCTATTTCGGCCGGAGCAGGAGACATCGGATCCAGTGGCCCATGTCCTCTACCCTGGGCAGGTCGTCCAGCTGATGCTCACCAACTTCACCAGAGTCTTTCCCTGA
- the INHBE gene encoding inhibin beta E chain has protein sequence MGLLKVQLQLVLLWALVWAQVAGSACPSCGGPTLAPQAERALVLKLAKQQILEGLQLTSRPRLTHPPPKAVLTRALRRLHQGRVVPANGEQVISFAVLTDSSTATCSSTLTFHLSTPRSHHLYHARLWLQVLPTLPGPLSLRIFRWGGRRRGRGSRVFLAEHQLTTPGWHALTLPSSGLKREESGVLKLRLDCSPLEGNRTVAPQLLDTAGEQRPFLELKTRPKLPGAGRARRRTPSCEPATPLCCRRDHYVDFQELGWRDWILQPEGYRLNYCSGQCPPHLAGSPGIAASFHSAVFSLLKANNPWPLGTSCCVPTARRPLSLLYLDRDGNVVKTDVPDMVVEACGCS, from the exons ATGGGACTCCTCAAGGTCCAGCTCCAGCTGGTGCTGCTGTGGGCACTGGTGTGGGCACAGGTGGCAGGGTCTGCATGTCCCTCCTGTGGGGGCCCCACACTGGCACCCCAAGCAGAGCGAGCTCTGGTCCTCAAGCTGGCCAAGCAGCAAATCCTTGAGGGACTACAGCTGACCAGTCGTCCCCGGCTGACTCATCCTCCACCCAAGGCGGTGCTCACCAGAGCCCTCCGGAGACTGCATCAGGGAAGAGTGGTTCCAGCGAATGGGGAGCAGGTCATCAGCTTTGCTGTCCTCACAG ACTCCTCCACCGCCACCTGCAGCTCCACACTCACCTTCCACCTGTCCACTCCTCGGTCCCACCACCTGTATCATGCTCGCCTCTGGCTGCAAGTGCTCCCCACCCTTCCCGGCCCTCTTTCCTTGAGGATTTTCCGatgggggggcaggaggagaggccgAGGGTCCCGCGTCTTTCTGGCTGAGCACCAGTTGACAACCCCGGGCTGGCACGCCCTAACTCTGCCCTCTAGCGGCTTGAAGCGTGAGGAGTCTGGTGTCTTGAAACTCCGACTGGACTGCAGTCCCCTAGAAGGCAACCGCACTGTCGCCCCACAGCTCCTGGACACAGCAGGAGAGCAGCGGCCCTTCCTGGAACTTAAGACCCGGCCCAAATTGCCTGGAGCAGGCCGGGCCAGGAGGAGGACCCCCAGCTGTGAGCCCGCGACCCCCTTATGCTGTCGGCGAGACCATTATGTAGACTTCCAGGAGCTGGGATGGCGGGATTGGATCCTGCAACCCGAGGGGTACCGGCTGAATTACTGCAGTGGCCAGTGTCCCCCCCACCTGGCTGGCAGCCCCGGCATTGCCGCCTCCTTCCATTCCGCTGTCTTCAGTCTCCTCAAGGCCAACAACCCTTGGCCCTTGGGTACTTCTTGCTGTGTCCCTACTGCCCGAaggcctctctctctcctctaccTTGACCGTGATGGCAACGTGGTCAAGACAGATGTGCCGGATATGGTGGTAGAGGCCTGTGGCTGCAGCTAG
- the GLI1 gene encoding zinc finger protein GLI1 isoform X1 — protein sequence MFNSMTPPPVSSYGEPCCLRPLPSQGAPGMGTEGLPGLPFCHQATLMPGPHSYGPAREANSCTEVPLFPPPRSAVKLTKKRALSISPLSDTSLDLQTVIRTSPSSLVAFINSRCASPGGSYGHLSIGTMSPSLGFSPQMNHQKGTSPSFGVQPCGPHDPTQSGMMPHPQSRGPLPTCQLKSELGVLVNKCPEEPLEGDMSSPNSSSTQDPLLGMLDGREDLEREEKPEPDSVYETDCRWDGCSQEFDSQEQLVHHINSEHIHGERKEFVCHWGGCSRELRPFKAQYMLVVHMRRHTGEKPHKCTFEGCRKSYSRLENLKTHLRSHTGEKPYMCEHEGCSKAFSNASDRAKHQNRTHSNEKPYVCKLPGCTKRYTDPSSLRKHVKTVHGPDAHVTKRHRGDGPLPRAPALSSVEPKRERDGGPIREESRLTVPEGAMKPQPSPGAQSSCSSDHSPAGSAANTDSGVEMTGNAGGSTEDLSSLDEGPCLAGTGLSTLRRLENLRLDQLHQFRPMGPRGLKLPSLTHTGTPGSRRLGAPVSLDRRSSSSSSVSSAYTVSRRSSLASPFPPGSPPENGASSLPGLTPAQHYLLRARYASARGGGTPPTAAPSLDRTGALPAPPWRSRAEYPGYNPNVGVTRRASDPARSVDRPAPARVQRFKSLGCVHNPPTVVGGGQNFDPQLPTSVYSPQPPSITENVSMDTRGLREEPEVGTSMMGSGLNPYMDFPPADTLGYGGPEAAAAEPYGARGPGSLPLGPGPPTNYGPNPCPQQVPYSEPTPETWSEFPSHSGLYSGPKAPAGAYSQCPRLEHYGQVQVKPEQGCPVGSDATGLAPCLNAHPNEGPPRSQPLFSHYPQPPPPQYPQSGSYTQPPPDYLPSEARPSLDFESPTHSTGHLKAQLVCNYVQSQQELLWDGGGRGDPPVQEPLYQSPKFLGGSQVSPSPAKAPVATYGPGFAPNMPNHKPGSYPTPSCHENFAVGANKASHRAAAPPRLLPPLPACYGPLKAGGTNPSCGHPEVGRLGGGPALYPPPEGQVCNPLDSLDLDNTQLDFVAILDEAQGLSPPPSHNQRDSSEHTPPPSGTPNMAVGNMSVLLGSLPGETQFLNSSA from the exons ATGTTCAACTCGATGACCCCACCACCAGTCAGTAGCTATGGCGAGCCCTGTTGTCTCCGGCCCCTCCCCAGTCAGGGGGCCCCCGGCATGGGGACAGAAG GACTGCCAGGTCTGCCCTTCTGTCATCAGGCCACCCTCATGCCCGGCCCCCACAGTTATGGGCCAGCCAGAGAAGCCAACAGCTGCACGGAGG TGCCACTGTTTCCTCCTCCCCGGAGTGCAGTCAAATTGACCAAGAAGCGGGCACTCTCCATCTCACCTCTGTCGGACACCAGCCTGGACCTGCAGACAGTTATCCGCACCTCACCCAGCTCCCTCGTGGCCTTCATCAACTCACGCTGTGCATCTCCGGGGGGTTCCTATGGTCACCTCTCCATCGGCACCATGAG cccatctctgggattctcacCCCAGATGAACCACCAGAAAGGTACCTCACCTTCTTTTGGGGTCCAGCCCTGTGGTCCCCATGACCCCACGCAGAGTGGGATGATGCCGCATCCTCAGTCCCGGGGACCCCTCCCAACGTGCCAG CTGAAGTCTGAGCTGGGTGTGCTGGTTAACAAGTGCCCGGAGGAGCCCTTGGAAGGTGATATGTCCAGTCCCAACTCCTCGAGCACACAG GATCCACTGCTGGGGATGCTGGATGGGCGGGAGGAcctagagagagaagagaagcctgAGCCTGACTCTGTGTATGAGACTGACTGTCGCTGGGATGGCTGCAGTCAGGAATTCGACTCCCAGGAGCAGCTGGTGCAT CACATCAACAGTGAGCACATCCATGGAGAGCGGAAGGAGTTCGTGTGCCATTGGGGGGGCTGCTCCAGGGAGCTGAGGCCCTTCAAAGCCCAGTACATGCTGGTGGTGCACATGCGCAGACACACGGGCGAGAAGCCACATAAGTGCACG TTTGAGGGGTGCCGGAAGTCATACTCACGCCTGGAAAATCTGAAGACGCACCTGCGGTCACACACTGGTGAGAAGCCATACATGTGTGAGCATGAGGGCTGCAGTAAAGCCTTCAGCAATGCCAGTGACCGAGCCAAGCACCAGAATCGGACCCATTCCAATGAG AAGCCCTACGTGTGTAAACTCCCTGGCTGCACCAAACGCTACACAGATCCCAGCTCGCTCAGGAAACATGTCAAGACAGTACACGGTCCTGATGCCCACGTGACCAAGCGGCATCGAGGAGACGGCCCCCTGCCCCGGGCACCAGCTCTTTCCTCAGTGGAACCCAAGAGGGAGCGGGACGGAGGCCCCATTAGGGAGGAGAGCAGACTGACTGTGCCGGAGGGTGCCATG AAGCCACAGCCGAGTCCTGGGGCCCAGTCGTCCTGCAGCAGTGACCACTCCCCAGCAGGCAGCGCGGCCAATACAGACAGCGGTGTGGAAATGACTGGAAATGCAGGGGGCAGCACGGAGGACCTGTCCAGCTTGGATGAGGGGCCTTGCCTTGCGGGAACTGGGCTGTCTACTCTTCGCCGCCTTGAGAACCTCAGGCTGGACCAGCTACATCAGTTCCGGCCGATGGGGCCCCGGGGCCTCAAACTGCCCAGCTTGACCCACACCG GCACTCCTGGCTCTCGCCGTCTGGGTGCCCCAGTATCTCTTGACCGccgcagcagcagctccagcagtGTCAGTTCAGCCTATACTGTCAGCCGCCGCTCCTCCCTTGCCTCCCCTTTCCCCCCTGGCTCCCCACCAGAGAACGGGGCATCCTCTCTGCCTGGCCTCACGCCTGCCCAGCACTACCTGCTCCGGGCCAGATATGCTTCAGCCAGGGGAGGTGGTACCCCACCCACTGCAGCACCCAGCCTGGATCGGACGGGGGCTCTTCCTGCACCTCCCTGGAGAAGCCGAGCTGAGTATCCAGGATACAACCCCAATGTAGGGGTCACCCGGAGGGCCAGTGACCCAGCCCGATCTGTTGACCGCCCTGCCCCAGCCAGAGTCCAGAGGTTCAAGAGTTTGGGCTGTGTCCACAACCCCCCCACAGTGGTAGGAGGAGGACAGAACTTCGATCCCCAACTCCCAACCTCTGTCTACTCACCACAGCCCCCCAGCATCACTGAGAATGTCTCCATGGATACCAGAGGGCTACGCGAGGAGCCAGAGGTTGGGACCTCCATGATGGGCAGTGGTCTGAACCCCTATATGGACTTCCCACCTGCTGATACTCTGGGATATGGAGGGCCTGAGGCGGCAGCAGCTGAGCCTTATGGAGCTAGAGGGCCCGGCTCCCTGCCTCTTGGGCCTGGTCCACCCACCAACTATGGCCCCAACCCCTGTCCCCAGCAGGTTCCCTATTCTGAACCAACCCCAGAAACATGGAGTGAGTTCCCTTCCCACTCTGGGCTCTACTCAGGCCCCAAGGCTCCAGCTGGAGCCTACAGCCAGTGTCCTCGTCTTGAACATTATGGACAAGTGCAAGTGAAGCCAGAACAGGGGTGCCCCGTGGGTTCTGACGCCACAGGACTGGCACCCTGCCTCAATGCCCACCCCAATGAGGGGCCTCCCCGCTCACAGCCTCTGTTCTCCCACTACCCacagcctccccctccccagtaTCCCCAGTCAGGTTCCTATACCCAGCCACCTCCTGATTATCTGCCTTCAGAAGCCAGGCCCAGCCTGGATTTCGAGTCCCCCACTCATTCTACAGGACACCTCAAGGCGCAGCTTGTGTGTAATTATGTTCAGTCTCAACAGGAGCTGCTGTGGGACGGTGGAGGCAGGGGAGACCCCCCAGTCCAAGAACCTCTCTATCAGAGTCCCAAGTTTCTGGGGGGTTCCCAGGTCAGCCCAAGCCCTGCCAAGGCCCCAGTGGCCACATATGGACCTGGCTTTGCACCTAATATGCCCAATCACAAGCCAGGCTCCTATCCTACCCCTTCATGCCATGAAAATTTTGCAGTAGGGGCCAACAAAGCTTCCCATAGGGCAGCAGCACCACCCCGACTTCTACCCCCACTACCGGCTTGCTATGGGCCCCTCAAGGCAGGGGGCACCAACCCCAGCTGTGGCCATCCTGAGGTGGGCAGACTGGGAGGGGGCCCCGCCTTGTACCCTCCTCCTGAAGGGCAGGTGTGTAACCCTCTGGACTCTCTTGATCTCGACAACACGCAGCTGGACTTTGTGGCTATTCTGGATGAGGCCCAGGGGCTGAGTCCTCCCCCTTCTCACAATCAGAGGGACAGCTCTGAACACACCCCACCTCCCTCTGGGACCCCTAACATGGCCGTGGGCAACATGAGTGTGTTACTGGGATCTCTGCCTGGGGAGACACAGTTCCTCAATTCTAGTGCTTAA